One Epidermidibacterium keratini DNA segment encodes these proteins:
- a CDS encoding VOC family protein has product MSTDHSQYFRTPKPRPIRPPKLHHATFMTLDVDAMVAWYELVAGLQPVYYSTQAAWLTNDEANHRIALLALPGTKPPVDKPHSAGLHHTAFEYDNFDEWLDNYERLRDAGIRPEICLDHGMTMSMYYADPDGNGVEIQVDMFGDWKLSKEWMWASQEFAADQIGPQFDPDKLAAARADGLSAEEIHERTRRSEYLPDQPRPTVTFDDPWPARIAADPAIADGVPEPTK; this is encoded by the coding sequence ATGTCGACCGACCACAGCCAGTACTTCCGTACTCCCAAGCCCCGACCGATCCGGCCGCCGAAGCTGCACCACGCCACCTTCATGACCCTCGACGTCGATGCGATGGTCGCCTGGTACGAGCTCGTCGCCGGCCTCCAGCCGGTCTACTACTCGACGCAGGCCGCGTGGCTGACCAACGACGAGGCCAACCACCGAATCGCGCTGCTCGCGCTGCCGGGCACGAAGCCGCCGGTGGACAAGCCGCATAGCGCGGGCCTGCACCACACCGCGTTCGAGTACGACAACTTCGATGAGTGGCTCGATAACTACGAGCGGCTGCGCGACGCTGGAATCCGCCCCGAGATCTGCCTCGACCACGGCATGACGATGTCGATGTACTACGCCGACCCCGACGGCAACGGCGTCGAGATCCAGGTCGACATGTTTGGCGACTGGAAGCTCTCCAAGGAGTGGATGTGGGCATCGCAGGAGTTCGCCGCCGACCAGATCGGCCCCCAGTTTGATCCCGACAAGCTCGCTGCCGCACGAGCCGACGGCCTGAGTGCCGAGGAGATCCACGAGCGGACCCGCCGCAGCGAGTACCTCCCCGACCAGCCACGACCGACCGTGACGTTTGACGATCCGTGGCCTGCACGCATCGCCGCAGATCCCGCCATCGCCGATGGCGTTCCCGAGCCGA
- the glgX gene encoding glycogen debranching protein GlgX translates to MEIWPGTPYPLGATYDGAGTNFSIFSEVANQVDLVLFGDDGSEQVVTLPEVDGFVWHCYLPRVAPRQKYGYRIQGPNDTKTGARCNPNKLLLDPYAKAIAGGIDWNPAVFDYNPPDGTPNNDDSAPYVMRSVVINPYFDWGNDRLPRTPYHKTVIYEAHVKGLTELHPDIPEELRGTYAGVAHPAIIEHLTKLGVTAIELMPVHQFVQDHRLVQQGLSNFWGYNTIGFFAPHNAYSSSGDDGGQVQEFRAMVKALHRAGIEVILDVVYNHTAEGNHLGPTLSFRGIDNASYYRLDPNDRTKYIDYTGTGNSINVSSSHTLQLLMDSLRYWVTEMHVDGFRFDLAATLARELHEVDRLATFFDLVQQDPIVSQVKLIAEPWDVGDGGYQVGNFPPLWTEWNGKYRDTVRDFWRAEPSTLGEFASRLTGSSDLYAHNGRRPMASINFVTAHDGFTLRDLVSYNEKHNEANGEDNRDGESHNRSWNSGVEGETDDPQIIELRRRRRRNFIATLLLSQGVPMMLYGDELGRTQRGNNNAYCQDNELTWVNWSDVDQEMVEFTAGLSRLRRAHPVFRRRRFFDGHPVPGDKGNEERDIAWLTPSGVEMTQADWGSGFGRSIMVFLNGRGIKGTDYRGQRIVDWSFLLLFNAYDGDLEFTIPDEDYEAGWHEVVNTATGKYDNGGEIIAAGTKLTVPARSMIVLREAKHR, encoded by the coding sequence ATGGAGATCTGGCCCGGGACGCCGTACCCACTCGGCGCCACGTACGACGGAGCGGGCACGAACTTCTCGATCTTCAGCGAGGTGGCTAACCAGGTCGACCTGGTGCTGTTCGGCGACGACGGCTCGGAGCAGGTTGTCACCCTTCCCGAGGTCGACGGGTTCGTGTGGCACTGCTATCTCCCGCGCGTAGCGCCCAGGCAGAAGTACGGCTATCGCATTCAGGGCCCGAACGACACCAAGACGGGTGCGCGATGTAACCCGAATAAGCTGCTGCTGGACCCCTACGCAAAGGCGATCGCAGGTGGCATCGATTGGAACCCGGCGGTGTTCGACTACAACCCGCCGGACGGCACCCCGAACAACGACGACTCCGCGCCGTACGTCATGCGCTCGGTCGTCATCAACCCCTACTTCGACTGGGGCAACGACCGGCTGCCGCGTACGCCGTACCACAAGACGGTCATCTACGAGGCTCACGTCAAGGGCCTCACCGAGCTGCACCCCGACATCCCCGAGGAGCTGCGCGGCACGTACGCCGGGGTGGCCCACCCGGCCATCATCGAGCACCTGACCAAGCTCGGCGTGACCGCGATCGAGCTCATGCCGGTCCACCAGTTCGTGCAGGACCACCGCCTCGTCCAGCAGGGCCTGTCGAACTTCTGGGGCTACAACACGATCGGCTTCTTCGCCCCGCACAACGCCTACTCCTCATCCGGGGACGACGGCGGGCAGGTGCAGGAGTTCCGCGCGATGGTCAAGGCGCTGCACCGCGCCGGTATCGAGGTCATCCTCGACGTCGTCTACAACCACACCGCCGAGGGCAACCATCTCGGGCCGACGCTGTCCTTCCGCGGCATCGACAACGCGTCGTACTACCGGCTCGATCCGAACGACCGCACGAAGTACATCGACTACACCGGCACCGGCAACAGCATCAACGTGAGCTCCTCGCACACCCTGCAGCTGCTGATGGACTCGCTGCGCTACTGGGTCACCGAGATGCACGTCGACGGGTTCCGGTTCGACCTCGCCGCGACCCTGGCTCGCGAGCTGCACGAAGTGGACCGGCTGGCCACCTTCTTCGACCTCGTCCAGCAGGACCCGATCGTCAGCCAGGTCAAGCTCATCGCCGAGCCATGGGACGTCGGCGACGGCGGCTACCAGGTCGGCAACTTCCCGCCCCTGTGGACGGAGTGGAACGGCAAGTACCGCGACACGGTGCGTGACTTCTGGCGCGCCGAGCCATCGACGCTGGGCGAGTTCGCCTCGCGGCTGACCGGCTCGTCAGACCTTTACGCGCACAACGGTCGCCGGCCGATGGCCTCGATCAACTTCGTGACCGCGCACGACGGGTTCACGCTGCGCGACCTCGTCTCCTACAACGAGAAGCACAACGAGGCCAACGGGGAGGACAACCGCGACGGCGAGAGCCACAACCGGTCCTGGAACTCCGGCGTCGAGGGCGAGACCGACGACCCGCAGATCATCGAGCTGCGCCGTCGCCGTCGTCGCAACTTCATCGCCACCTTGCTGCTGTCGCAGGGCGTTCCCATGATGCTGTACGGCGACGAGCTCGGCCGCACGCAGCGCGGCAACAACAACGCCTACTGCCAGGACAACGAGCTGACGTGGGTCAACTGGTCAGATGTCGACCAGGAGATGGTCGAGTTCACCGCTGGTCTCTCGCGACTGCGCCGCGCCCACCCAGTCTTCCGGCGTCGGCGCTTCTTCGACGGCCACCCGGTGCCCGGCGATAAGGGCAACGAGGAACGCGACATCGCGTGGCTGACCCCCTCGGGAGTCGAGATGACCCAGGCCGACTGGGGCTCGGGCTTCGGCCGCTCGATCATGGTCTTCCTCAACGGCCGCGGCATCAAGGGCACCGACTACCGCGGTCAGCGGATCGTCGACTGGTCGTTCCTGCTGCTGTTCAACGCCTACGACGGTGATCTCGAGTTCACGATCCCCGACGAAGACTACGAAGCCGGCTGGCACGAGGTCGTGAACACCGCAACCGGCAAGTACGACAATGGCGGCGAGATCATCGCGGCGGGCACAAAGCTGACCGTCCCGGCACGGTCGATGATCGTGCTGCGCGAGGCGAAACATCGATGA
- the treY gene encoding malto-oligosyltrehalose synthase, with protein MNTPSTDIDIATVARLHARAPRSTYRLHLRGEPHETLWSSIDVLDYVAELGADAIYLSPILQAVPDSTHAYDVVDPTIVDAARGGEDAFIAFTDHARSLGLKVILDVVPNHMGVQQPRANPYWWSVLREGRDSAYAEFFDIDWDAGKLLLPVLSSDPAPDLDRVERDGDVLRVLGLDYPIADGTGDGTPREVLERQHYRLTAHDDRHAPTYRRFFNVTGLAAIRQENPDVFEWANRRYLDWVAEGRADGLRLDHIDGLAHPDRYLADLQQAHPGLWVVPEMVLERDEKMPLEFACAGTTGYDVMAYLDRLIVDPAGEQAFIDLDGSFGMPADAAELIDRARRECVAGPINADVERLARMATEIPDARAALDEILVGFRAYRTFLPDDGAELSAAVDRARAAAPQLTSAIDAVAARLADAADPLAIRFQQTSGSLMGIAVESWVFFRFGRLTSLAEIGGTPLWWSVSPDEAHAFFAEHDRERPLAMTTLATHDTKRGEDVRARLAVLSELADDWAADVRRWFTDQPPASYALGSLLLQALVGAWPVSDDDLDYYVTKAAREFGEQTSWSSPNVEFEATVRAWIEGFRSSATAHGREVAAWVERIQPDGWSNSLTIKALQLAGPGVPDVYRGSEGWNLDLVDPLNRKTVDYERLRDSLARSGEIVPIDETAGAKVKLVSAALRLRRERPEAFAGYRPVKAEGEAADHLIGFARDGVIAVGTRLPVGLQQRGGWGETTVTLDGQWRDTLTGVQHSGSVRLADLLVSYPVAVLVAD; from the coding sequence ATGAACACCCCATCGACAGATATCGATATCGCGACCGTTGCACGGCTGCATGCACGTGCACCGCGCTCGACGTACCGACTGCATCTGCGCGGTGAGCCGCACGAGACGCTGTGGTCGAGTATCGACGTTCTTGACTATGTCGCCGAGCTCGGTGCGGACGCAATCTACTTGTCGCCGATTCTGCAAGCCGTGCCCGACTCCACGCACGCCTACGACGTCGTCGACCCGACGATCGTGGACGCCGCACGAGGCGGCGAGGATGCGTTCATCGCGTTCACCGACCACGCCCGGTCGTTGGGTCTGAAGGTGATCCTCGACGTGGTCCCAAACCACATGGGCGTCCAGCAGCCCCGCGCCAATCCGTACTGGTGGTCGGTGCTGCGCGAGGGACGCGACTCGGCGTACGCCGAGTTCTTCGACATCGACTGGGACGCCGGAAAGCTGCTGCTGCCGGTGCTGAGCTCAGATCCGGCGCCTGACCTCGATCGGGTCGAGCGCGATGGCGACGTGCTGCGGGTCCTCGGGCTCGACTACCCCATTGCCGACGGCACCGGGGACGGGACACCGCGCGAGGTGCTCGAGCGTCAGCACTACCGGCTGACGGCGCACGACGACCGACACGCGCCGACGTACCGCCGCTTCTTCAACGTGACCGGGCTCGCGGCCATCCGCCAGGAAAACCCGGACGTCTTCGAGTGGGCCAACCGCCGCTACCTGGACTGGGTGGCAGAGGGCCGTGCTGACGGACTGCGCCTGGACCACATCGACGGCCTCGCCCATCCCGACCGCTACCTCGCCGACCTGCAGCAGGCTCATCCCGGCCTCTGGGTGGTGCCCGAGATGGTGCTCGAGCGAGACGAGAAGATGCCGCTGGAGTTCGCGTGCGCGGGGACGACCGGCTACGACGTCATGGCCTACCTCGACCGCCTTATCGTCGACCCCGCCGGCGAGCAGGCGTTCATCGACCTCGACGGGTCGTTCGGCATGCCGGCGGACGCGGCGGAGCTCATCGACCGTGCGCGGCGCGAGTGCGTTGCCGGTCCGATCAACGCCGATGTCGAGCGGCTGGCGCGGATGGCGACTGAGATCCCCGACGCGCGCGCGGCCCTGGATGAGATTCTCGTCGGCTTCCGCGCCTACCGGACGTTCCTGCCGGACGACGGAGCTGAGCTCAGCGCCGCGGTGGACCGGGCTCGCGCCGCTGCTCCCCAGCTCACCTCGGCCATTGACGCCGTCGCGGCTCGTCTTGCCGACGCGGCAGACCCGCTCGCGATCCGCTTCCAGCAGACCAGCGGCTCACTCATGGGGATCGCCGTTGAAAGCTGGGTGTTCTTCCGGTTCGGGCGCCTGACCTCGCTGGCCGAGATCGGCGGAACCCCACTGTGGTGGTCGGTCTCCCCGGACGAGGCACACGCGTTCTTTGCCGAACACGACCGCGAACGCCCCCTCGCGATGACGACCCTGGCCACCCATGACACCAAGCGCGGTGAGGATGTGCGCGCCCGACTGGCGGTGCTCAGCGAGCTCGCCGATGACTGGGCGGCCGACGTACGCCGCTGGTTCACCGACCAGCCGCCGGCCAGCTACGCGCTGGGCAGCCTGCTGCTGCAAGCCCTGGTCGGCGCGTGGCCAGTGAGCGACGACGACCTCGACTACTACGTCACCAAAGCCGCACGCGAGTTCGGCGAGCAGACCAGCTGGTCATCTCCCAACGTCGAGTTCGAGGCGACGGTGCGGGCATGGATCGAAGGGTTTCGATCTTCTGCCACGGCGCACGGCAGAGAGGTCGCAGCGTGGGTCGAGCGCATCCAACCCGACGGCTGGTCCAACTCACTGACGATCAAGGCACTCCAGCTGGCCGGCCCCGGCGTACCGGACGTGTATCGCGGCAGCGAGGGCTGGAACCTCGACCTGGTCGACCCGCTTAACCGCAAGACCGTCGACTACGAGCGCCTGCGCGACTCGCTTGCGCGCTCAGGCGAGATCGTGCCGATCGATGAGACCGCGGGCGCGAAGGTCAAGCTGGTGAGCGCTGCGCTTCGGCTGCGCCGAGAGCGTCCGGAGGCGTTTGCCGGCTACCGCCCGGTCAAGGCCGAGGGCGAAGCCGCAGATCATCTCATCGGCTTCGCGCGCGACGGCGTCATCGCCGTCGGGACCCGGCTGCCGGTTGGTCTGCAGCAGCGCGGTGGGTGGGGCGAGACGACCGTGACTCTCGACGGCCAATGGCGTGACACGCTGACCGGCGTGCAGCACTCCGGCTCCGTGCGGCTCGCTGACCTGCTGGTCTCCTACCCCGTCGCCGTACTCGTCGCCGACTAG
- a CDS encoding GntR family transcriptional regulator produces the protein MATKTQSRAARVHDLVRADILAGRLRPGAPLRLAALAQAYDASMSVVREALGRLAEHKLAVLSPNQGFRVVEVSIDDLRALTELRILIEGKALERSIAVGDLQWEAAVVSAHHLLERAGEETSADGHPTDEWSDAHAAFHHALIAACDNQRMLDLASSLRDSAEIYRQLSAAGEGAADRDVAGEHRSLMELATRRSPEAVDVLATHLQRTTDLLLSSPLLGELEDQAGPPGSR, from the coding sequence ATGGCAACCAAGACCCAGTCCCGGGCCGCCCGCGTGCACGACCTCGTGCGGGCCGACATCCTGGCCGGGCGCCTTCGTCCGGGTGCTCCTCTGCGGCTCGCCGCCCTGGCGCAGGCCTACGACGCCAGCATGTCGGTCGTGCGGGAGGCGCTCGGCAGGCTTGCCGAGCACAAGCTCGCCGTCCTGAGCCCAAACCAGGGGTTCCGGGTGGTGGAGGTGTCCATCGACGATCTTCGCGCGCTGACTGAGTTACGCATCCTTATCGAGGGCAAGGCATTGGAGCGGTCGATCGCCGTGGGCGACCTGCAGTGGGAGGCCGCCGTCGTCTCCGCGCACCATCTGCTGGAGCGCGCCGGGGAGGAGACGTCGGCCGACGGCCACCCGACGGACGAGTGGAGCGACGCGCACGCGGCCTTTCACCACGCGCTCATCGCCGCGTGCGACAACCAGCGCATGCTCGATTTGGCGAGCAGCCTGCGCGACAGCGCCGAGATCTACCGGCAGCTCTCCGCCGCCGGTGAGGGGGCCGCGGATCGAGATGTTGCGGGGGAGCACCGCAGTCTGATGGAGCTGGCCACTCGGCGCAGCCCGGAGGCCGTCGACGTGCTCGCAACGCATCTGCAGCGCACCACCGACCTGCTGCTGAGCTCACCGTTGCTCGGTGAGCTCGAGGACCAGGCGGGTCCACCTGGCTCGCGCTAG